In one window of Caenimonas aquaedulcis DNA:
- a CDS encoding ABC transporter ATP-binding protein, translated as MLELRQLSIAYGQARAVWDVSLHVAPGELLCIVGPNGAGKTTLVNAIAGIHRPLSGSIAMEGRDITTLAPHRFCEAGIALVPEGRRLFTGMTVAENLDVGSFLPAAKAKRGETLQEVLALFPALKEKLPSPAGELSGGQQQMVAIARALMARPRLLLLDEPSLGLSPLVVNAMFEAIQRISERGITIVLVEQNVSMAMRIAHRACVLELGRIVAEGEPDELMKRPEIRQAYLGI; from the coding sequence ATGCTTGAGCTGCGGCAACTCTCCATTGCCTATGGGCAGGCACGCGCCGTGTGGGACGTCTCGCTCCACGTCGCGCCGGGCGAACTGCTCTGCATCGTGGGTCCGAACGGCGCAGGCAAGACAACGCTGGTGAACGCGATCGCGGGCATCCACCGGCCGCTGTCCGGCAGCATCGCGATGGAAGGGCGGGACATCACCACGCTCGCGCCGCACCGCTTCTGCGAGGCGGGGATCGCGCTCGTGCCCGAGGGCCGGCGGCTCTTCACCGGCATGACGGTCGCCGAGAACCTCGACGTCGGCAGCTTCCTGCCCGCGGCGAAGGCGAAGCGCGGCGAGACGCTGCAGGAAGTGCTCGCGCTCTTCCCCGCCCTGAAGGAGAAGCTGCCCTCGCCCGCCGGTGAACTGTCGGGCGGCCAGCAGCAGATGGTGGCGATCGCCCGCGCGCTGATGGCGCGCCCGCGCCTGCTGCTGCTCGACGAGCCGTCGCTCGGCCTGTCCCCGCTGGTGGTGAATGCGATGTTCGAGGCGATCCAGCGGATCAGCGAACGCGGCATCACCATCGTGCTGGTGGAGCAGAACGTGTCGATGGCGATGCGCATCGCCCATCGCGCATGCGTGCTCGAACTGGGCCGCATCGTCGCGGAAGGCGAGCCGGATGAATTGATGAAGCGGCCGGAGATCCGGCAGGCTTATCTCGGAATTTAG
- a CDS encoding NADPH-dependent FMN reductase, which translates to MTSNVAVIIGSLRQASYSRRIAQALHELAPAGMTLTELPHGDLPIYNGDLEANAPQPWERFRTGVQGFDAVLFVVPEYNRSIPGGVKNAIDVASKPNGKNLWVGKPSLVMAQSAGPLGGLAGSFALKQTLTGSGSVVMPHPEVYLGRVATLFDSDGPMVADTKEFLRGVLANFDTWISRFASR; encoded by the coding sequence ATGACATCGAACGTCGCCGTGATCATCGGCAGCCTGCGCCAGGCTTCCTATAGCCGCCGCATCGCGCAAGCCCTGCACGAGCTTGCACCTGCGGGCATGACCCTCACCGAACTGCCGCACGGCGACCTGCCGATCTACAACGGCGACCTCGAAGCGAACGCGCCGCAGCCGTGGGAGCGATTCCGCACCGGTGTGCAGGGGTTCGACGCCGTGCTCTTCGTCGTCCCCGAATACAACCGCTCCATCCCCGGCGGCGTGAAGAACGCCATCGACGTCGCATCCAAGCCCAATGGCAAGAACCTGTGGGTGGGCAAGCCCTCGCTCGTGATGGCGCAGAGCGCCGGGCCGCTGGGCGGGCTCGCGGGTTCGTTCGCGTTGAAGCAGACGCTCACGGGAAGCGGCTCCGTCGTGATGCCGCACCCGGAGGTGTACCTGGGCCGCGTCGCCACGCTCTTCGACAGCGACGGACCAATGGTGGCCGACACGAAGGAGTTCCTGCGCGGTGTGCTCGCGAACTTCGACACGTGGATTTCGCGATTCGCATCCCGGTGA
- a CDS encoding amino acid ABC transporter substrate-binding protein: MKKTSSIQRRTVLGAAVSAAVAASPLAAWAQAQPIRIGSTLALTGPLSSTAQVHKLVGEIYVDDLNRRGGLLGRKVEWIVKDDQSKPDLARTLYEQLLTSDKVDLLMGPYATGAILSAMGVAQRYNKVLIHHTLGVPSLAKYDMQFPAWSLGSDPGNTTTNTVFEALANGPKPPKTVAVVTSKFPSIHFMSMGARETLKKRGLQEVLFLEWEFGNRDFGPIAARIKDAKPDFVWVGAIGVDGNLLLDAMKKIDYAPPQHFYLYPAPGPLVTAPEANGALSVTIFEEHPPFTTRPQAADFIKAYHERAAKAGFADTAVEVQAAASFTAWQILEAAVTATKSLDDKAIADWLKKNRVNTIQGTLRFNGASNYGDDLMHVKQIQNGKWVVVWPKDVAAPGAVMTAR; this comes from the coding sequence ATGAAGAAGACCTCATCGATCCAGCGCCGCACCGTTCTCGGCGCGGCCGTGTCTGCCGCCGTGGCGGCCTCCCCGCTCGCGGCCTGGGCACAGGCGCAGCCGATCCGCATCGGCAGCACGCTCGCGCTCACCGGCCCGCTCTCGTCGACCGCGCAGGTGCACAAGCTGGTCGGCGAGATCTACGTGGACGACCTCAACCGGCGCGGCGGCCTGCTCGGGCGCAAGGTGGAATGGATCGTGAAGGACGACCAGTCCAAGCCGGACCTCGCGCGCACGCTATACGAGCAGCTCCTCACCTCGGACAAGGTCGACCTGCTGATGGGCCCGTACGCCACGGGCGCGATCCTCTCGGCGATGGGCGTCGCGCAGCGCTACAACAAGGTGCTCATCCATCACACGCTCGGCGTGCCTTCGCTCGCGAAGTACGACATGCAGTTCCCCGCCTGGTCGCTCGGCTCGGACCCGGGCAACACCACGACGAACACCGTGTTCGAGGCGCTGGCCAACGGCCCGAAGCCGCCGAAGACGGTGGCGGTGGTGACGAGCAAGTTCCCGTCCATCCACTTCATGTCCATGGGCGCGCGGGAGACGCTCAAGAAGCGCGGCCTGCAGGAGGTGCTGTTCCTCGAATGGGAATTCGGCAACCGCGATTTCGGGCCCATCGCCGCGCGCATCAAGGATGCGAAGCCCGACTTCGTGTGGGTCGGCGCAATCGGTGTGGATGGCAACCTGCTGCTCGACGCGATGAAGAAGATCGACTACGCGCCGCCGCAGCACTTCTACCTCTATCCCGCGCCCGGCCCGCTCGTCACTGCGCCCGAGGCGAACGGCGCGCTGTCGGTCACGATTTTCGAGGAGCACCCGCCCTTCACCACGCGCCCGCAGGCGGCCGACTTCATCAAGGCCTATCACGAGCGCGCGGCGAAGGCGGGCTTCGCCGACACCGCCGTCGAAGTGCAGGCTGCGGCGTCGTTCACCGCCTGGCAGATCCTCGAGGCCGCGGTGACGGCGACGAAGAGCCTGGACGACAAGGCCATCGCCGACTGGCTGAAGAAGAACCGCGTCAACACGATCCAGGGCACGCTGCGCTTCAACGGCGCGTCGAACTACGGCGACGACCTGATGCACGTGAAGCAGATCCAGAACGGCAAGTGGGTCGTGGTCTGGCCCAAGGACGTCGCAGCCCCCGGCGCGGTGATGACGGCCCGATAG
- a CDS encoding enoyl-CoA hydratase: MTHPEYQSITERVQTWLAGSTLHIRFNNPAKHNALSVDMWEAVPPLLALARDDDRVRLVVFSGAGEKAFVSGADISQFEDMRAAKEAVARYEAMAELTLTGIFDFPKPTLACIRGYCIGGGVNVAIACDIRIASTDSVFAIPAARLGLGYRYSAMKNLVDLVGPGAAKDLFFSARRIDAVEAKTMGLVTRVAAPDGLESLLAEYTTAMADNAPLTVMAGKAITREILKPSTDLDMALCTSLIRGCFESADYTEGRTAFMEKRKPVFTGR; encoded by the coding sequence ATGACGCATCCCGAATACCAATCCATCACCGAACGCGTGCAGACCTGGCTGGCCGGCAGCACGCTGCACATCCGCTTCAACAACCCGGCCAAGCACAACGCGCTGTCGGTCGACATGTGGGAGGCCGTGCCCCCGCTGCTGGCGCTGGCCAGAGACGACGACCGCGTGCGGCTGGTCGTGTTCTCCGGTGCGGGCGAGAAGGCCTTCGTGTCCGGCGCGGACATCTCGCAGTTCGAGGACATGCGCGCTGCGAAGGAAGCCGTCGCGCGCTACGAGGCCATGGCCGAGCTGACGCTCACGGGCATCTTCGATTTCCCCAAGCCGACGCTCGCCTGCATCCGCGGCTACTGCATCGGCGGCGGCGTGAACGTGGCGATCGCGTGCGACATCCGCATCGCTTCGACCGATTCGGTGTTCGCGATCCCCGCCGCGCGCCTGGGCCTGGGCTACCGCTACTCCGCGATGAAGAACCTCGTCGACCTCGTCGGCCCCGGCGCCGCCAAGGACCTGTTCTTCTCCGCCCGCCGCATCGATGCGGTCGAAGCCAAGACGATGGGGCTGGTCACCCGTGTCGCCGCGCCCGACGGGCTCGAGAGCCTGCTCGCGGAATACACCACCGCGATGGCGGACAACGCGCCGCTCACCGTGATGGCCGGCAAGGCGATCACGCGCGAGATCCTCAAACCCTCGACCGATCTCGACATGGCACTGTGCACCTCGCTCATCCGCGGCTGCTTCGAAAGCGCCGACTACACCGAGGGCCGCACGGCCTTCATGGAAAAACGCAAGCCGGTCTTCACCGGCCGCTGA
- a CDS encoding alpha/beta hydrolase domain-containing protein, translating into MAWIGWQADIPSQPNQHALLAPVVPGVSGPAREEFLYDHMRSPATSTLSWPIADPSSLSVTVRAKWDAPREKPPGLAIRATGPNTVEITRPETGFDAGALYEVTYIARDPAVLGLGFAATRDVVSFLRHDPTSANPLAARGYAQRAIGFGVSQSGRFLRDFLYLGFNEDLAGKPVFEGLMPHIAGGRRIASNYRFGQNGRNARHPQDPAWQADLFPFTYQTLLDPLSGKRDGLMVRCRATNTCPRVIQTDSEHEWWASRASLLVTDLQGNHLDLPADVRAYMIAGSPHFAAPGDRMKTVPTMSLPVNPMHGGMPMRALLTAMQGWITTGAEPPASRVPMRAHGTLVDAADAVRRDIPGLPYTAIHTGASYTDPTVFPPKLLGMYPVFVPRADNDGMSIAGIRMLPLAVPRATYTGWNPRAPGYGAGTLFPLQGAVIPFAATRAEREAAKDPRLSIAERYADNAAYVNAVRAAAAQMVAERLLLPQDAERAIEAAQQDRLSQLR; encoded by the coding sequence ATGGCGTGGATCGGCTGGCAGGCGGACATCCCCTCGCAGCCGAACCAGCACGCGCTGCTCGCACCCGTGGTGCCCGGCGTCAGCGGCCCGGCGCGCGAGGAATTCCTCTACGACCACATGCGCTCGCCGGCGACGTCGACGCTGTCCTGGCCCATCGCGGACCCGTCTTCGCTCTCGGTGACGGTGCGCGCGAAGTGGGACGCGCCGCGCGAAAAGCCGCCCGGCCTCGCGATCCGCGCGACGGGGCCGAACACGGTGGAGATCACGCGACCGGAGACCGGCTTCGATGCGGGCGCGCTCTATGAGGTCACCTACATCGCGCGCGACCCGGCGGTGCTCGGCCTGGGCTTCGCCGCGACGCGCGACGTCGTGTCCTTTTTGCGGCACGACCCCACGTCGGCCAATCCGCTCGCCGCGCGCGGCTACGCACAGCGAGCCATCGGGTTCGGCGTGTCGCAGTCCGGGCGCTTCCTGCGGGACTTCCTCTACCTCGGCTTCAACGAAGACCTCGCGGGCAAACCGGTGTTCGAAGGCCTGATGCCGCACATCGCGGGCGGCCGGCGCATCGCGTCGAACTACCGTTTCGGGCAGAACGGCCGAAACGCGCGCCACCCGCAGGACCCGGCTTGGCAGGCGGACCTCTTTCCCTTCACCTACCAGACGCTGCTCGATCCACTGAGCGGCAAGCGCGACGGCCTGATGGTCCGCTGCCGCGCGACGAACACCTGCCCGCGCGTGATCCAGACCGACAGCGAGCACGAATGGTGGGCGTCGCGCGCGTCGCTGCTGGTGACGGACCTGCAGGGCAACCACCTCGACCTGCCCGCCGATGTGCGCGCCTACATGATCGCGGGCTCGCCGCACTTCGCGGCGCCGGGCGACAGGATGAAAACCGTGCCGACGATGTCGCTGCCGGTCAACCCGATGCACGGGGGCATGCCGATGCGCGCGCTGCTCACCGCGATGCAGGGATGGATCACCACCGGCGCCGAGCCGCCCGCCAGCCGCGTGCCGATGCGCGCGCACGGCACGCTGGTGGACGCGGCCGACGCGGTACGCCGCGACATCCCGGGGCTGCCCTACACGGCGATCCACACGGGCGCGAGCTACACCGACCCGACCGTGTTCCCGCCGAAGCTGCTGGGCATGTACCCCGTGTTCGTCCCGCGCGCGGACAACGACGGCATGTCCATCGCGGGCATCCGCATGCTGCCGCTCGCCGTGCCGCGCGCCACCTACACCGGATGGAATCCGCGCGCGCCGGGCTACGGCGCGGGCACGCTGTTCCCGCTGCAGGGCGCGGTGATCCCCTTCGCGGCGACGCGCGCCGAGCGGGAAGCCGCGAAGGACCCGCGCCTTTCCATCGCCGAGCGTTATGCGGACAACGCCGCCTATGTGAATGCGGTGCGTGCGGCCGCCGCGCAGATGGTGGCCGAACGGCTGCTGCTTCCGCAGGATGCGGAGCGCGCGATCGAGGCGGCGCAGCAGGACAGGCTGTCGCAGCTGCGCTGA
- a CDS encoding uroporphyrinogen decarboxylase family protein: protein MLFPTTIVGSFPQPEWLIDRAKLAGRFPPRVRARELWRLPEPYLAQAQDDATLIAIRAQEDAGLDIVSDGEIRRESYSNRFATALEGVDLDNPGSALDRSGHPNPVPRIVGKIRRRHAVEVEDLKFLKRNTTRMTKITVPGPFTMLQQAQNDFYPSEEEAAMDYAEAVNAEIKDLFAAGADVVQIDEPYMQARPEKARQYGLAALNRALEGVEGTTCVHICFGYAAIIHQRPSGYSFLPELAGCRCRQVSIETAQSHLDTSELTQLQGKQILVGCIDLSDPAVESPEVIAERIRRALKHVRPEQVILAPDCGMKYLPRESAQGKLANMVEAARMLRREHGAA, encoded by the coding sequence ATGCTCTTCCCCACCACCATCGTCGGCAGTTTCCCGCAGCCTGAATGGCTGATCGACCGCGCGAAGCTCGCGGGCAGGTTCCCGCCGCGGGTGCGGGCACGCGAGCTCTGGCGCTTGCCCGAGCCCTACCTCGCGCAGGCGCAGGACGACGCGACGCTCATCGCGATCCGCGCCCAGGAGGACGCGGGGCTGGACATCGTGAGCGACGGCGAGATCCGGCGCGAAAGCTACTCCAACCGCTTCGCCACCGCGCTGGAAGGCGTCGACCTGGACAACCCCGGCTCCGCGCTCGACCGCTCGGGCCACCCCAACCCGGTGCCGCGCATCGTCGGGAAAATCCGCAGGAGGCATGCGGTCGAAGTGGAGGACCTGAAATTCCTCAAGCGAAATACGACGCGCATGACGAAGATCACTGTACCCGGCCCCTTCACCATGCTGCAGCAGGCGCAGAACGATTTCTACCCATCGGAAGAAGAAGCCGCGATGGATTACGCGGAGGCGGTGAACGCGGAGATCAAGGACCTGTTCGCCGCCGGCGCCGACGTCGTGCAGATCGACGAGCCTTACATGCAGGCGCGGCCCGAGAAGGCGCGGCAGTACGGGCTCGCCGCGCTCAACCGCGCGCTCGAAGGCGTGGAGGGCACGACATGCGTGCACATCTGCTTCGGCTACGCGGCCATCATCCACCAGCGGCCGAGCGGCTATTCGTTCCTGCCGGAGCTCGCGGGCTGCCGCTGCCGGCAGGTGTCCATCGAGACTGCGCAATCGCACCTGGACACGAGCGAGCTCACGCAGTTGCAGGGCAAGCAGATCCTCGTCGGCTGCATCGACCTGTCGGACCCCGCGGTCGAGTCACCGGAAGTGATCGCGGAACGCATCCGCCGCGCGCTGAAGCACGTGAGGCCAGAGCAGGTGATCCTCGCGCCGGACTGCGGCATGAAGTATTTGCCGCGCGAATCCGCGCAGGGAAAGCTCGCGAACATGGTGGAAGCAGCACGCATGCTCAGGCGCGAGCACGGCGCGGCCTGA
- a CDS encoding CaiB/BaiF CoA transferase family protein produces MPHQPASSALARFRVIDLTQVRAGPTCCRQLADWGADVIQVQMPEHMRGDDTLGGQDGSDYQYTHRNKRSITLNLKEPEGIATLKRLIAGADVVVENFRPDVKFRLGIDYESLAKDNPKLVYASISGFGQSGPLATRPGFDQIAQGMGGLMSVTGIPGEGPMRVGIPIADLCAGIFAAQGILVALLERESSGKGQWLHTSLLEAMVYMMDFQTSRFLIDGEVATQAGNFHPTSIPTGVYKARDGYLNIAVFGSKIWERFCNILGAPEWIEDPRYHDKASRDVNRDSLNAQINERLAAQDRSHWITQFNEGGVACGLISDMREVFAEPQIAHLGMVKEVVSARMGPQKLVGQPVQLERTPSTIARAAPRRGEHTEEILRELGIADTDLARMKATGVY; encoded by the coding sequence ATGCCCCACCAGCCCGCCTCTTCCGCGCTCGCGCGCTTTCGCGTCATCGACCTCACGCAGGTGCGCGCCGGCCCCACCTGCTGCCGCCAGCTCGCCGACTGGGGCGCCGACGTCATCCAGGTGCAGATGCCCGAGCACATGCGCGGCGACGACACGCTCGGCGGCCAGGACGGCTCGGACTACCAGTACACGCACCGCAACAAGCGCTCGATCACGCTCAACCTGAAGGAGCCGGAAGGCATCGCCACGCTCAAGCGCCTGATCGCGGGCGCCGACGTCGTGGTGGAGAACTTCCGCCCCGACGTGAAGTTCCGCCTGGGCATCGACTACGAATCGCTCGCGAAGGACAACCCGAAGCTCGTGTACGCGAGCATCTCCGGCTTCGGCCAGAGCGGCCCGCTCGCGACGCGCCCGGGCTTCGACCAGATCGCGCAAGGCATGGGCGGGCTGATGTCCGTCACGGGCATTCCCGGCGAAGGGCCGATGCGCGTCGGCATCCCGATCGCCGACCTGTGCGCGGGCATCTTCGCGGCGCAGGGCATCCTGGTCGCCCTGCTGGAGCGCGAATCCTCGGGTAAGGGCCAGTGGCTGCACACCTCGCTGCTCGAGGCGATGGTCTACATGATGGACTTCCAGACGTCGCGCTTCCTCATCGACGGCGAAGTCGCGACGCAGGCCGGCAACTTCCACCCCACGAGCATCCCCACGGGCGTGTACAAGGCGCGCGACGGCTACTTGAACATCGCCGTGTTCGGCTCCAAGATCTGGGAGCGCTTCTGCAACATCCTGGGCGCGCCGGAGTGGATCGAGGACCCGCGCTACCACGACAAGGCATCGCGCGACGTCAACCGCGACTCGCTCAACGCGCAGATCAACGAACGCCTTGCCGCGCAGGACCGCAGCCACTGGATCACGCAATTCAACGAGGGCGGCGTCGCGTGCGGCCTCATCAGCGACATGCGCGAGGTGTTCGCGGAGCCGCAGATCGCGCACCTCGGCATGGTGAAGGAAGTCGTGTCCGCGCGCATGGGCCCGCAAAAGCTCGTGGGCCAGCCGGTGCAGCTGGAGCGCACGCCGAGCACCATCGCGCGCGCGGCACCGCGGCGCGGCGAGCACACCGAAGAGATCCTGCGCGAGCTCGGCATCGCCGACACCGACCTCGCACGAATGAAAGCCACCGGAGTCTATTGA
- a CDS encoding sulfurtransferase, whose translation MIAHAALPRHLPRWQHLVTPTWLAALIAGRPVVAAPTGSWRLFEVGCEDAALFAEAHIPGAGYLETCHLEHGPVWNKVPDPALLELLLAKGIRHDTTVLLYGRNTLAAARAAHLMLYAGVQDVRLLDGGFGAWVSSGGELATGAAVAHAPAADFGVDFPAHPEYLMDMRQVKDLMRRDDGVLVSIRTWQEFTGQTSGYGYIEAKGEIPSARWGRAGRDGDVHCMGDFHRADGTMKPAHEIQAFWREAGIHAGQRNTFYCGTGWRASLAFFYAWLMAWERISVYDGGWCEWSREPEHLAAA comes from the coding sequence GTGATTGCCCACGCCGCGCTGCCCCGCCATCTTCCGAGATGGCAGCACCTGGTCACTCCCACGTGGCTGGCGGCGCTCATCGCCGGCCGGCCGGTCGTGGCCGCGCCCACGGGGAGCTGGCGCCTCTTCGAAGTGGGCTGCGAGGACGCCGCCCTGTTCGCCGAGGCCCACATTCCCGGCGCAGGCTACCTCGAGACCTGCCACCTGGAGCACGGCCCGGTGTGGAACAAGGTGCCGGACCCGGCGCTGCTGGAACTGCTGCTTGCCAAAGGCATCCGCCACGACACGACGGTGCTGCTCTACGGCCGCAATACGCTGGCCGCCGCTCGTGCGGCGCACCTGATGCTGTACGCGGGCGTGCAGGACGTACGCCTTCTCGACGGCGGCTTCGGCGCCTGGGTATCGTCGGGCGGCGAACTCGCCACAGGCGCCGCGGTGGCGCACGCGCCGGCGGCCGACTTCGGCGTCGACTTCCCTGCCCATCCGGAATACCTGATGGACATGCGGCAGGTGAAGGACCTGATGCGGCGCGACGACGGCGTGCTGGTCAGCATCCGCACCTGGCAGGAGTTCACCGGGCAAACCTCCGGCTACGGCTACATCGAAGCGAAGGGCGAGATACCCAGCGCGCGCTGGGGCCGCGCGGGGCGCGACGGCGACGTGCACTGCATGGGCGATTTCCACCGCGCGGACGGCACGATGAAGCCCGCGCACGAGATCCAGGCGTTCTGGCGCGAGGCCGGCATCCACGCCGGACAGCGCAACACCTTCTACTGCGGCACCGGCTGGCGCGCGTCGCTCGCGTTCTTCTACGCCTGGCTGATGGCCTGGGAGCGCATCAGCGTGTACGACGGCGGCTGGTGCGAATGGAGCCGCGAGCCGGAACACCTGGCCGCGGCGTGA
- a CDS encoding branched-chain amino acid ABC transporter permease produces the protein MSFPSWTLLSQSILSGVFTGALYGLLGLGLGLSWGLLRTINLAHFAFAFLSAYICWQLSAVGKLDPLLTLACIVPLMFALGAGLHGLTDRFRLTPFSSLLLTFGCMGIVESVMQTIWTADPRKLESHYGDMKFRLGPLFLPLPEVMTLVLAVSISVAIWAVLRFTDLGKALRASAEDAPVAAAFGIDQRRNGFLLAGTCSAIAGVAGVCIALSGSISPSQMYTWVGVVFAAVMLGGLGSALGPLVAGIVIGVSEAVTMAVTSPSWAPLVSFTLLIAILLLRPGRVR, from the coding sequence ATGTCCTTCCCCAGCTGGACCCTCCTCTCGCAGTCCATCCTGTCGGGCGTGTTCACCGGTGCGCTGTACGGCCTGCTGGGGCTGGGGCTCGGCCTCAGCTGGGGCCTGCTGCGCACCATCAACCTCGCGCACTTCGCGTTTGCATTCCTGTCCGCGTACATCTGCTGGCAACTGTCGGCGGTCGGCAAGCTCGATCCGCTGCTGACGCTCGCGTGCATCGTGCCGCTGATGTTCGCACTCGGCGCGGGGCTGCATGGGCTCACCGACCGTTTCAGGCTCACGCCCTTCAGCTCGCTGCTGCTCACCTTCGGCTGCATGGGCATCGTCGAATCGGTGATGCAGACGATCTGGACGGCGGACCCGCGCAAACTGGAGTCGCACTACGGCGACATGAAGTTCCGCCTCGGCCCCCTCTTCCTGCCCCTGCCCGAGGTGATGACGCTCGTGCTGGCCGTGTCGATTTCTGTCGCGATCTGGGCCGTGCTGCGCTTCACCGATCTCGGCAAGGCCCTGCGCGCCTCCGCCGAGGACGCACCCGTGGCCGCGGCCTTCGGCATCGACCAGCGGCGCAACGGCTTCCTGCTCGCGGGCACGTGCTCCGCGATCGCCGGCGTGGCGGGCGTGTGCATCGCGCTGTCCGGCAGCATCAGCCCCTCGCAGATGTACACCTGGGTCGGCGTGGTGTTCGCGGCCGTGATGCTCGGCGGCCTGGGCAGCGCGCTCGGCCCGCTGGTTGCAGGCATCGTGATCGGCGTGAGCGAAGCGGTGACGATGGCCGTCACGTCGCCGTCGTGGGCGCCGCTGGTGTCCTTCACGCTGCTCATCGCGATCCTGCTGTTGCGACCGGGGCGCGTGCGATGA
- a CDS encoding branched-chain amino acid ABC transporter ATP-binding protein/permease, whose translation MRLRRAPAGIVAAGVLMAALPFLKLPSFYESFLYLALFWIVLATSWNILSGYAGYFSFGHGAFFGAGVYTTATLAGKFGWPFLWTLPAAAIVAAAIGVAVGAVVFRVRGIRGEVFALLSLAVTFVLATIIGNTSIDGGPGVYLNAVPVPAIGPTPTSSLYLLMLAAAVVTLLVSWAIRHSRFGAGLFAIHDDEDAAEVMGVPTYRWKLAALAVSCALAGWVGGIHALFISYVTTAETFNLTVPLTVVLMSILGGTRHWAGPAIGAVAITGLLFAFTGGQYAVLGKGVIGLILVVGVLFMPQGFMGRFRRTSKQNSLAPGGGGGGGEGEARPDPHPNPLPQAGEGAGEALLRVIGLSKSFRGLKALSNVSLEVRQGEILGLLGPNGSGKSTFINVVSGHFLPDAGEVWLGGRDLAGLPAHDIARAGIARTYQIPRPFPQLSVLDNVAIAAMYAGRGISTLDGGRHAAHEWLEFTHLADKAHQLPGDLNLHQRKFLELARALAARPQLVLLDEVLCGLTPTEIQSAVTQIRRIRDQGTTIVFVEHVMDAVMALTDRVVVFDQGTVLAEGAPREVMQRPEVMTAYLGVAHA comes from the coding sequence ATGAGGCTGCGCCGCGCTCCTGCCGGCATCGTCGCAGCCGGCGTGCTGATGGCGGCGCTGCCCTTCCTGAAGCTGCCGTCCTTCTACGAATCCTTCCTCTACCTCGCGCTGTTCTGGATCGTGCTCGCGACATCCTGGAACATCCTCTCCGGGTACGCGGGGTATTTTTCTTTCGGGCATGGGGCGTTCTTCGGCGCGGGCGTGTACACGACGGCCACGCTCGCGGGCAAGTTCGGCTGGCCGTTTCTGTGGACCTTGCCCGCGGCGGCGATCGTCGCGGCCGCGATCGGTGTCGCGGTGGGGGCGGTCGTGTTTCGCGTGCGCGGCATCCGCGGCGAAGTGTTCGCGCTGCTCAGCCTCGCGGTGACTTTCGTACTGGCCACGATCATCGGCAACACGTCCATCGACGGCGGGCCGGGTGTTTACCTGAACGCCGTGCCGGTGCCCGCGATCGGGCCCACGCCTACGTCGAGCCTGTACCTGCTGATGCTGGCCGCTGCGGTCGTCACCCTGCTCGTGTCCTGGGCGATCCGCCATTCGCGCTTCGGGGCGGGACTCTTCGCGATCCATGACGATGAGGACGCGGCGGAAGTGATGGGCGTGCCGACTTACCGCTGGAAGCTGGCGGCGCTTGCCGTGTCCTGCGCGCTCGCGGGATGGGTCGGCGGGATTCATGCGCTCTTCATCTCGTATGTGACGACGGCGGAGACTTTCAATCTCACCGTGCCGCTGACCGTGGTGCTCATGAGCATTCTCGGGGGCACGCGGCACTGGGCGGGGCCTGCGATTGGGGCGGTGGCGATTACGGGGCTGCTGTTCGCGTTCACGGGCGGGCAGTACGCGGTGCTGGGCAAAGGGGTGATCGGGTTGATTCTGGTGGTGGGGGTGTTGTTCATGCCGCAGGGGTTCATGGGAAGGTTCCGGCGGACTTCGAAGCAGAACTCCCTCGCCCCCGGAGGAGGAGGGGGCGGGGGTGAGGGGGAGGCGCGCCCCGACCCTCACCCCAACCCTCTCCCGCAGGCGGGAGAGGGAGCGGGTGAGGCACTCCTTCGCGTCATCGGCCTCTCCAAATCCTTCCGCGGCCTGAAGGCCCTATCGAACGTCAGCCTCGAAGTCCGCCAGGGCGAAATCCTCGGCCTGCTCGGCCCGAACGGCTCCGGCAAGTCCACCTTCATCAACGTCGTGAGCGGCCATTTCCTTCCCGATGCCGGCGAGGTCTGGCTCGGCGGGCGCGACCTCGCGGGCCTCCCCGCGCACGATATCGCGCGTGCGGGCATCGCGCGCACCTACCAGATCCCGCGCCCGTTCCCGCAGCTCAGCGTGCTGGACAACGTCGCCATCGCGGCGATGTACGCGGGCCGCGGCATCTCCACGCTCGACGGCGGCCGCCATGCGGCGCACGAGTGGCTGGAGTTCACGCATCTCGCCGACAAGGCCCACCAGCTGCCCGGCGACCTCAACCTGCACCAGCGCAAGTTCCTCGAACTCGCGCGCGCCCTCGCCGCGCGGCCGCAGCTCGTGCTGCTCGACGAAGTGCTGTGCGGCCTCACGCCCACGGAGATCCAATCGGCGGTGACGCAGATCCGCCGCATCCGCGACCAGGGCACCACCATCGTCTTCGTCGAGCACGTGATGGACGCCGTGATGGCGCTCACGGACCGCGTCGTCGTGTTCGACCAGGGCACGGTGCTCGCCGAAGGCGCGCCGCGCGAGGTGATGCAGCGGCCCGAGGTGATGACGGCCTACCTGGGGGTGGCGCATGCTTGA